From Lasioglossum baleicum chromosome 2, iyLasBale1, whole genome shotgun sequence, a single genomic window includes:
- the Polybromo gene encoding protein polybromo isoform X5 — MNKRRRTSSVASRGTEDDGDDIPPEPTKRRKKLDPSDLCQQLYDVLRNQKKEDGTLLCDAFIRVPKRRQEPGYYEVVTNPIDLLKVQQKLKTDEYRDMDDLAADIQLMVNNAKAFYMRTSPEYKDATELWELCINTKNRITEEYEDPEPKGKLILKVARLARKVATKQEDAEDTSESSTNPDEETIQLFEDLFAAVMTATDPTDNNRPLHTMFQLKPSKKLYPEYYDVIETPVDLKTVARKIQEGAYSSVADMEKDLMLMCRNACQFNEPGSQIYKDAKLLKKIITAAARKQDTGICSSIPKIATTAPSTRSKRGSRTMAQSLIAQTATLPDEDEESDDEEEECAETEEADNPQWQLFQTIRTAPNNQGVRMSEYFWKLPSKRLYPDYYKMIKNPISLLQIRTKIKKGEYGTVSEVAGDMNIMFENAKKYNIHTSRLYKCAVKLQKIMQEKVQELLEFDQDSDSDSEFENSSHQPKLIKRASNLLTRGKYKDNIPLKKRLYALVKCVIEYVCEDGRQPMLMFMEKPSKKLYPDYYQVIAEPIDMLAIEANIKAEKYQSENELIQDFKLMFNNCRQYNEEGSLIYEDANTLEKVLMDKVKELGPLPETPKPIKSSASTPTRNVGRPKKVIPLHLQKLKTMYDTIKDYHDAKGRQLSLIFMKLPNKNEYPDYYEVIKQPMNMEKIASTLKNNGYENLDELVSDFILMFDNACKYNEPDSQIYKDALILQRLVLQTKLQLSEDEESVPDVSAAIQEILATIFTALYNHQDEEGRCYSDSMAELPEHDIVDGKKVRGLSLDLIKRRLDRGVYKRLDRFQEDVFTCLERARRLSRTDSQPFEDSVELQAFFLRTRDEVTRGGDLLHSPALNYTLLDLSAQVAELKRVKQQQELALPNEEESCDGNETKDSETSANAEGTNSDNGGSMSFNQEVYRAGDFAYIEPTERGMEYSVVLIERLWTNAEGQQMLYGNLFYRPSETYHVASRKFLDKELFKSDAHVAVPLAKVAGRCCVLSVKDYFRMQPEGFLEKDVYVCESRYSTKARAFKKIKVWNFDPDHLKLVSRDKPLEPKRVISVYKERLEKHKEEIAELEEGEKPTEKERPNVILYNSEDAENTYYEQYNTCAGSVKTGDFVYVATDGGRQQIAQIDAIWSTKDGKCYFKGPWLLMPAEVPHTPTKLFYKQELFLSTVDGTHPIVAIVGKCAVLDYGEYICSRPTEIPEDDVYICESLYDESKSLMKKLGQEGLKKFNHNSAVTEDEIYFFRRPINPAKVPGDVAQTQNQVKSVTPSSTQFEMEASPLLPKLEPDVLGMGVGLGVGVGVGVGVGEDSMDAGGPPSVGSAEAQPVLSNTQTPVSTKKKTAGKKLVTGYILYSSKMRTQITQNNPESSFGEISRIVGNEWRKLPAGEKQAWEERAIKMNEDGGQLKGTSVSVGTNSIQDVVYECCWDNCDWQFEDMTDCIDHCIAEQNGHVQSSFVNAASDVEFQCQWRGCGRTKKSVPPFPSVQRLARHVKEVHILKSNGRIIPPSERSKNYMASKGPTILPPMETETSAAATQTSNVPAAKQPEPMFVAVPPRPSRVLHSDAYLRYIEALNVENRYISNWDKQMNANPDNTQIPDVTKLPAEWLGNGVGNHGNVVNALWTLRNMMMRDVLAINKTL; from the exons ATGAACAAGCGCCGTAGAACATCTTCAGTTGCGAGTCGTGGTACGGAAGACGATGGCGACGATATACCACCTGAACCGACGAAAAGGaggaaaaaattggatcct AGTGACCTGTGCCAACAATTATACGATGTGCTACGTAATCAAAAAAAGGAAGATGGAACATTACTATGTGATGCATTTATACGTGTGCCTAAACGCAGACAAGAACCAGGTTATTATGAAGTTGTAACAAATCCTATAGACCTATTGAAGGTTCAACAAAAGTTAAAAACTGACGAATATAGAGATATGGATGATTTAGCAGCCGATATTCAACTTATGGTTAATAACGCAAAAGCTTTTTATAtg CGTACATCTCCTGAATATAAAGATGCTACAGAACTTTGGgaattatgtataaatacaaaGAATCGAATAACAGAAGAATACGAAGATCCAGAACCTAAAGGAAAACTTATATTGAAAGTAGCAAGATTg GCTCGAAAAGTTGCAACAAAACAAGAAGATGCAGAAGATACATCTGAAAGTTCTACAAATCCAGATGAAGAGACAATACAACTTTTTGAAGATTTATTTGCAGCTGTTATGACAGCAACAGATCCAACTGACAACAACAGGCCATTACATACAATGTTTCAGCTTAAACCATCTAAAAAG CTATATCCTGAGTATTATGATGTAATAGAGACACCAGTAGATTTAAAAACAGTTGCAAGGAAAATTCAAGAGGGAGCATATAGCAGTGTTGCAGACATGGAGAAGGATTTAATGCTAATGTGTCGCAATGCTTGCCAGTTTAATGAACCTGGTTCACAAATTTACAAGGATGCTAAACTATTAAAGAAGATCATTACTGCAGCAGCAAGGAAACAGGATACTGGAATATGTAGCAGTATTCCAAAAATTGCAACAACTGCTCCATCAACGCGGAGTAAAAGAGGTAGTCGCACTATGGCGCAATCTTTAATAGCTCAAACTGCAACATTACCAGACGAAGATGAAGAAAGTgatgacgaagaagaagaatgtgCAGAAACTGAAGAGGCAGACAATCCACAATGGCAGCTATTCCAAACTATTCGAACAGCACCAAATAATCAAG GAGTTAGAATGAGCGAATATTTCTGGAAACTTCCGTCAAAGAGATTATATCCTGATTactacaaaatgattaaaaatcctATTTCTTTGTTACAAATTCGTACAAAAATAAAG AAAGGTGAATATGGTACAGTTAGTGAAGTAGCTGgcgatatgaatattatgtTTGAGAAtgcaaaaaaatataatattcatacatcTAGATTATACAAG TGTGctgtaaaattgcaaaaaataatGCAAGAGAAAGTACAAGAACTTTTAGAATTTGATCAG GATTCCGACTCTGATAGTGAATTTGAAAACAGTTCTCATCAACCAAAACTTATTAAGCGCGCTTCAAATTTATTAACCCGTGGAAAATATAAGGACAATATACCATTGAAGAAAAGATTGTATGCGTTAGTTAAATGTGTGATAGAATACGTT TGTGAGGATGGTCGACAACCGATGTTAATGTTTATGGAGAAACCTTCTAAAAAATTATATCCTGATTATTATCAAGTAATAGCAGAGCCCATTGATATGTTAGCTATAGAAgctaatattaaagcagagaaaTATCAAAGCGAAAATGAATTAATACAAGATTTTAAA ttaatgtttaataattgccGTCAGTATAATGAAGAAGGCTCTTTAATATATGAAGATGCAAATACTTTAGAAAAAGTTTTGATGGATAAAGTAAAAGAATTAGGTCCTTTACCAGAAACACCTAAACCAATAAAGTCAAGTGCATCCACACCAACTAGGAATGTTGG AAGACCAAAAAAGGTTATACCACTGCATTTACAAAAACTAAAAACCATGTATGATACTATAAAAGATTATCATGATGCCAAAGGAAGGCAGTTATCcttaatttttatgaaattaccGAACAAAAATGAGTATCCTGATTATTATGAAGTTATCAAACAACCAATGAACATGGAAAAAATAGCTTCTACATTGAAAAATAATGGATACGAAAATTTAGATGAACTTGTGTCAGACTTTATACTAATGTTTGATAATGCCTGCAAATATAATGAACCTGATTCACAAATATACAAG GACGCACTGATTTTACAACGATTAGTTCTGCAAACAAAGTTACAATTAAGCGAAGATGAAGAAAGTGTGCCAGACGTGTCAGCCGCGATTCAAGAAATATTGGCAACCATTTTCACCGCTTTGTATAACCACCAAGACGAAGAAGGAAGATGTTACTCGGATTCTATGGCGGAACTTCCTGAGCATGATATTGTGGATGGAAAAAA AGTACGAGGATTATCATTGGATTTAATTAAGAGAAGATTAGACCGTGGTGTTTACAAACGCCTGGATAGATTCCAGGAAGATGTATTTACATGTTTAGAAAGAGCCAGACGATTGTCGCGTACAGACTCGCAGCCTTTCGAAGATAGCGTCGAGTTACAAGCATTTTTCTTACGTACTCGTGACGAAGTAACTCGTGGTGGAGATTTATTACATTCGCCAGCGCTTAATTATACGCTGCTTGATCTTTCTGCTCAAGTCGCAGAATTAAAACGTGTGAAACAACAACAGGAATTAGCATTGCCTAATGAAGAAGAAAGTTGTGATGGGAATGAGACGAAA GATTCAGAAACAAGTGCTAATGCAGAAGGAACTAATAGCGATAATGGAGGTTCGATGAGTTTTAATCAAGAAGTTTATAGGGCTGGAGATTTTGCATATATAGAGCCTACAGAACGTGGCATGGAGTATAGTGTAGTTCTTATCGAACGCTTATGGACAAATGCAGAGGGGCAACAAATGTTGTATGGCAATTTATTTTATAGACCAAGTGAAACTTACCATGTAGCCTCAAGGAAATTTCTTGataaagaattatttaaaagtgATGCCCATGTAGCTGTACCTTTAGCTAAAGTAGCTGGCAGGTGTTGTGTTCTAAGTGTAaaagattattttagaatgcaacctgaaggttttttagagaaagacGTTTACGTATGTGAATCGCGATATTCTACGAAAGCGCGagcttttaaaaaaatcaaagtttgGAACTTCGATCCAGATCATTTAAAACTTGTATCAAGAGATAAACCTTTAGAACCGAAGCGGGTAATATCGGTGTACAAAGAAAGATTAGAAAAGCATAAAGAAGAGATTGCAGAATTAGAAGAAGGAGAAAAACCAACTGAAAAGGAACGACCT aatgtaatattatataattcggAGGATGCGGAAAATACGTACTACGAACAATACAATACGTGTGCGGGTTCTGTAAAAACAGGAGATTTTGTCTATGTAGCAACAGATGGAGGTAGACAACAAATTGCACAAATTGATGCTATATGGTCGACTAAAGA CGGAAAGTGTTACTTTAAAGGCCCATGGTTGTTAATGCCTGCAGAAGTGCCACACACAcctacaaaattattttataaacaagaaCTTTTCTTATCTACTGTCGATGGTACACATCCTATTGTCGCTATTGTTGGAAAATGTGCGGTCCTTGACTATGGAGAGTATATTTGTA GTCGACCTACAGAAATTCCAGAGGACGATGTATATATCTGTGAATCGTTATACGACGAAAGTAAAAGTCTCATGAAGAAATTAGGACAAGAGGGTTTGAAGAAATTCAATCATAACTCGGCAGTAACAGAAGATGAAATATACTTCTTCCGAAGGCCTATTAATCCTGCTAAA GTTCCAGGCGATGTggctcaaacgcaaaaccaagtCAAGTCTGTTACTCCTAGCTCAACACAATTTGAAATG GAAGCATCACCATTGTTACCGAAGCTGGAACCCGATGTGCTAGGCATGGGAGTAGGATTAGGAGTGGGAGTAGGAGTAGGAGTAGGAGTTGGGGAGGACAGCATGGACGCTGGTGGTCCACCGTCCGTTGGATCTGCAGAAGCTCAACCGGTGCTCTCCAATACCCAAACACCTGTGTCAACCAAGAAG AAAACGGCGGGTAAGAAATTAGTTACGGGCTATATTTTGTATTCGAGTAAAATGCGAACGCAGATTACACAAAACAATCCCGAATCATCCTTTGGGGAGATTAGCAGAATTGTTGGCAACgag tggAGGAAATTGCCAGCAGGAGAAAAACAGGCATGGGAAGAAAGAGCAATTAAAATGAATGAAGATGGAGGACAACTTAAAGGGACATCTGTTTCAGTAGGGACTAATTCTATACAAGATGTAGTATACGAATGTTGCTGGGACAATTGTGACTGGCAATTTGAAGATATGACCGATTGTATTGATCATTGTATCGCTGAGCAAAATGGACATGTGCAATCGTCCTTTGTTAATGCCGCTAGTG ACGtagaatttcaatgtcaatggCGCGGATGTGGTCGTACGAAAAAATCTGTACCACCGTTCCCTAGTGTACAAAGACTTGCAAGACACGTTAAGGAAGTGCATATCCTTAAGTCAAATGGACGTATAATACCTCCTTCGGAAAGAAGCAA AAATTATATGGCATCGAAAGGTCCAACGATATTACCGCCAATGGAAACTG AAACGTCAGCAGCTGCGACGCAAACAAGCAATGTGCCAGCGGCTAAACAACCAGAACCAATGTTTGTTGCTGTTCCTCCAAGACCAAGTCGCGTATTACATTCAGATGCCTATCTACG GTATATTGAAGCGTTAAACGTAGAAAATCGGTACATATCAAATTGGGATAAACAGATGAATGCTAATCCAGATAATACACAAATTCCTGATGTAACAAAATTGCCAGCTGAATGGCTAGGCAATGGTGTAGGCAACCATGGGAATGTGGTAAATGCCTTATGGACACTAAGGAACATGATGATGCGAGATGTGTTAGCCATCAATAAAACTTTATAG
- the Polybromo gene encoding protein polybromo isoform X3 has translation MNKRRRTSSVASRGTEDDGDDIPPEPTKRRKKLDPSDLCQQLYDVLRNQKKEDGTLLCDAFIRVPKRRQEPGYYEVVTNPIDLLKVQQKLKTDEYRDMDDLAADIQLMVNNAKAFYMRTSPEYKDATELWELCINTKNRITEEYEDPEPKGKLILKVARLARKVATKQEDAEDTSESSTNPDEETIQLFEDLFAAVMTATDPTDNNRPLHTMFQLKPSKKLYPEYYDVIETPVDLKTVARKIQEGAYSSVADMEKDLMLMCRNACQFNEPGSQIYKDAKLLKKIITAAARKQDTGICSSIPKIATTAPSTRSKRGSRTMAQSLIAQTATLPDEDEESDDEEEECAETEEADNPQWQLFQTIRTAPNNQGVRMSEYFWKLPSKRLYPDYYKMIKNPISLLQIRTKIKKGEYGTVSEVAGDMNIMFENAKKYNIHTSRLYKCAVKLQKIMQEKVQELLEFDQDSDSDSEFENSSHQPKLIKRASNLLTRGKYKDNIPLKKRLYALVKCVIEYVCEDGRQPMLMFMEKPSKKLYPDYYQVIAEPIDMLAIEANIKAEKYQSENELIQDFKLMFNNCRQYNEEGSLIYEDANTLEKVLMDKVKELGPLPETPKPIKSSASTPTRNVGRPKKVIPLHLQKLKTMYDTIKDYHDAKGRQLSLIFMKLPNKNEYPDYYEVIKQPMNMEKIASTLKNNGYENLDELVSDFILMFDNACKYNEPDSQIYKDALILQRLVLQTKLQLSEDEESVPDVSAAIQEILATIFTALYNHQDEEGRCYSDSMAELPEHDIVDGKKNYTSYCKVNFHNSMFISNNRVRGLSLDLIKRRLDRGVYKRLDRFQEDVFTCLERARRLSRTDSQPFEDSVELQAFFLRTRDEVTRGGDLLHSPALNYTLLDLSAQVAELKRVKQQQELALPNEEESCDGNETKDSETSANAEGTNSDNGGSMSFNQEVYRAGDFAYIEPTERGMEYSVVLIERLWTNAEGQQMLYGNLFYRPSETYHVASRKFLDKELFKSDAHVAVPLAKVAGRCCVLSVKDYFRMQPEGFLEKDVYVCESRYSTKARAFKKIKVWNFDPDHLKLVSRDKPLEPKRVISVYKERLEKHKEEIAELEEGEKPTEKERPNVILYNSEDAENTYYEQYNTCAGSVKTGDFVYVATDGGRQQIAQIDAIWSTKDGKCYFKGPWLLMPAEVPHTPTKLFYKQELFLSTVDGTHPIVAIVGKCAVLDYGEYICSRPTEIPEDDVYICESLYDESKSLMKKLGQEGLKKFNHNSAVTEDEIYFFRRPINPAKVPGDVAQTQNQVKSVTPSSTQFEMEASPLLPKLEPDVLGMGVGLGVGVGVGVGVGEDSMDAGGPPSVGSAEAQPVLSNTQTPVSTKKKTAGKKLVTGYILYSSKMRTQITQNNPESSFGEISRIVGNEWRKLPAGEKQAWEERAIKMNEDGGQLKGTSVSVGTNSIQDVVYECCWDNCDWQFEDMTDCIDHCIAEQNGHVQSSFVNAASDVEFQCQWRGCGRTKKSVPPFPSVQRLARHVKEVHILKSNGRIIPPSERSKNYMASKGPTILPPMETETSAAATQTSNVPAAKQPEPMFVAVPPRPSRVLHSDAYLRYIEALNVENRYISNWDKQMNANPDNTQIPDVTKLPAEWLGNGVGNHGNVVNALWTLRNMMMRDVLAINKTL, from the exons ATGAACAAGCGCCGTAGAACATCTTCAGTTGCGAGTCGTGGTACGGAAGACGATGGCGACGATATACCACCTGAACCGACGAAAAGGaggaaaaaattggatcct AGTGACCTGTGCCAACAATTATACGATGTGCTACGTAATCAAAAAAAGGAAGATGGAACATTACTATGTGATGCATTTATACGTGTGCCTAAACGCAGACAAGAACCAGGTTATTATGAAGTTGTAACAAATCCTATAGACCTATTGAAGGTTCAACAAAAGTTAAAAACTGACGAATATAGAGATATGGATGATTTAGCAGCCGATATTCAACTTATGGTTAATAACGCAAAAGCTTTTTATAtg CGTACATCTCCTGAATATAAAGATGCTACAGAACTTTGGgaattatgtataaatacaaaGAATCGAATAACAGAAGAATACGAAGATCCAGAACCTAAAGGAAAACTTATATTGAAAGTAGCAAGATTg GCTCGAAAAGTTGCAACAAAACAAGAAGATGCAGAAGATACATCTGAAAGTTCTACAAATCCAGATGAAGAGACAATACAACTTTTTGAAGATTTATTTGCAGCTGTTATGACAGCAACAGATCCAACTGACAACAACAGGCCATTACATACAATGTTTCAGCTTAAACCATCTAAAAAG CTATATCCTGAGTATTATGATGTAATAGAGACACCAGTAGATTTAAAAACAGTTGCAAGGAAAATTCAAGAGGGAGCATATAGCAGTGTTGCAGACATGGAGAAGGATTTAATGCTAATGTGTCGCAATGCTTGCCAGTTTAATGAACCTGGTTCACAAATTTACAAGGATGCTAAACTATTAAAGAAGATCATTACTGCAGCAGCAAGGAAACAGGATACTGGAATATGTAGCAGTATTCCAAAAATTGCAACAACTGCTCCATCAACGCGGAGTAAAAGAGGTAGTCGCACTATGGCGCAATCTTTAATAGCTCAAACTGCAACATTACCAGACGAAGATGAAGAAAGTgatgacgaagaagaagaatgtgCAGAAACTGAAGAGGCAGACAATCCACAATGGCAGCTATTCCAAACTATTCGAACAGCACCAAATAATCAAG GAGTTAGAATGAGCGAATATTTCTGGAAACTTCCGTCAAAGAGATTATATCCTGATTactacaaaatgattaaaaatcctATTTCTTTGTTACAAATTCGTACAAAAATAAAG AAAGGTGAATATGGTACAGTTAGTGAAGTAGCTGgcgatatgaatattatgtTTGAGAAtgcaaaaaaatataatattcatacatcTAGATTATACAAG TGTGctgtaaaattgcaaaaaataatGCAAGAGAAAGTACAAGAACTTTTAGAATTTGATCAG GATTCCGACTCTGATAGTGAATTTGAAAACAGTTCTCATCAACCAAAACTTATTAAGCGCGCTTCAAATTTATTAACCCGTGGAAAATATAAGGACAATATACCATTGAAGAAAAGATTGTATGCGTTAGTTAAATGTGTGATAGAATACGTT TGTGAGGATGGTCGACAACCGATGTTAATGTTTATGGAGAAACCTTCTAAAAAATTATATCCTGATTATTATCAAGTAATAGCAGAGCCCATTGATATGTTAGCTATAGAAgctaatattaaagcagagaaaTATCAAAGCGAAAATGAATTAATACAAGATTTTAAA ttaatgtttaataattgccGTCAGTATAATGAAGAAGGCTCTTTAATATATGAAGATGCAAATACTTTAGAAAAAGTTTTGATGGATAAAGTAAAAGAATTAGGTCCTTTACCAGAAACACCTAAACCAATAAAGTCAAGTGCATCCACACCAACTAGGAATGTTGG AAGACCAAAAAAGGTTATACCACTGCATTTACAAAAACTAAAAACCATGTATGATACTATAAAAGATTATCATGATGCCAAAGGAAGGCAGTTATCcttaatttttatgaaattaccGAACAAAAATGAGTATCCTGATTATTATGAAGTTATCAAACAACCAATGAACATGGAAAAAATAGCTTCTACATTGAAAAATAATGGATACGAAAATTTAGATGAACTTGTGTCAGACTTTATACTAATGTTTGATAATGCCTGCAAATATAATGAACCTGATTCACAAATATACAAG GACGCACTGATTTTACAACGATTAGTTCTGCAAACAAAGTTACAATTAAGCGAAGATGAAGAAAGTGTGCCAGACGTGTCAGCCGCGATTCAAGAAATATTGGCAACCATTTTCACCGCTTTGTATAACCACCAAGACGAAGAAGGAAGATGTTACTCGGATTCTATGGCGGAACTTCCTGAGCATGATATTGTGGATGGAAAAAA aaATTATACTTCCTATTGtaaagttaatttccacaattCTATGTTCATTTCAAATAACAGAGTACGAGGATTATCATTGGATTTAATTAAGAGAAGATTAGACCGTGGTGTTTACAAACGCCTGGATAGATTCCAGGAAGATGTATTTACATGTTTAGAAAGAGCCAGACGATTGTCGCGTACAGACTCGCAGCCTTTCGAAGATAGCGTCGAGTTACAAGCATTTTTCTTACGTACTCGTGACGAAGTAACTCGTGGTGGAGATTTATTACATTCGCCAGCGCTTAATTATACGCTGCTTGATCTTTCTGCTCAAGTCGCAGAATTAAAACGTGTGAAACAACAACAGGAATTAGCATTGCCTAATGAAGAAGAAAGTTGTGATGGGAATGAGACGAAA GATTCAGAAACAAGTGCTAATGCAGAAGGAACTAATAGCGATAATGGAGGTTCGATGAGTTTTAATCAAGAAGTTTATAGGGCTGGAGATTTTGCATATATAGAGCCTACAGAACGTGGCATGGAGTATAGTGTAGTTCTTATCGAACGCTTATGGACAAATGCAGAGGGGCAACAAATGTTGTATGGCAATTTATTTTATAGACCAAGTGAAACTTACCATGTAGCCTCAAGGAAATTTCTTGataaagaattatttaaaagtgATGCCCATGTAGCTGTACCTTTAGCTAAAGTAGCTGGCAGGTGTTGTGTTCTAAGTGTAaaagattattttagaatgcaacctgaaggttttttagagaaagacGTTTACGTATGTGAATCGCGATATTCTACGAAAGCGCGagcttttaaaaaaatcaaagtttgGAACTTCGATCCAGATCATTTAAAACTTGTATCAAGAGATAAACCTTTAGAACCGAAGCGGGTAATATCGGTGTACAAAGAAAGATTAGAAAAGCATAAAGAAGAGATTGCAGAATTAGAAGAAGGAGAAAAACCAACTGAAAAGGAACGACCT aatgtaatattatataattcggAGGATGCGGAAAATACGTACTACGAACAATACAATACGTGTGCGGGTTCTGTAAAAACAGGAGATTTTGTCTATGTAGCAACAGATGGAGGTAGACAACAAATTGCACAAATTGATGCTATATGGTCGACTAAAGA CGGAAAGTGTTACTTTAAAGGCCCATGGTTGTTAATGCCTGCAGAAGTGCCACACACAcctacaaaattattttataaacaagaaCTTTTCTTATCTACTGTCGATGGTACACATCCTATTGTCGCTATTGTTGGAAAATGTGCGGTCCTTGACTATGGAGAGTATATTTGTA GTCGACCTACAGAAATTCCAGAGGACGATGTATATATCTGTGAATCGTTATACGACGAAAGTAAAAGTCTCATGAAGAAATTAGGACAAGAGGGTTTGAAGAAATTCAATCATAACTCGGCAGTAACAGAAGATGAAATATACTTCTTCCGAAGGCCTATTAATCCTGCTAAA GTTCCAGGCGATGTggctcaaacgcaaaaccaagtCAAGTCTGTTACTCCTAGCTCAACACAATTTGAAATG GAAGCATCACCATTGTTACCGAAGCTGGAACCCGATGTGCTAGGCATGGGAGTAGGATTAGGAGTGGGAGTAGGAGTAGGAGTAGGAGTTGGGGAGGACAGCATGGACGCTGGTGGTCCACCGTCCGTTGGATCTGCAGAAGCTCAACCGGTGCTCTCCAATACCCAAACACCTGTGTCAACCAAGAAG AAAACGGCGGGTAAGAAATTAGTTACGGGCTATATTTTGTATTCGAGTAAAATGCGAACGCAGATTACACAAAACAATCCCGAATCATCCTTTGGGGAGATTAGCAGAATTGTTGGCAACgag tggAGGAAATTGCCAGCAGGAGAAAAACAGGCATGGGAAGAAAGAGCAATTAAAATGAATGAAGATGGAGGACAACTTAAAGGGACATCTGTTTCAGTAGGGACTAATTCTATACAAGATGTAGTATACGAATGTTGCTGGGACAATTGTGACTGGCAATTTGAAGATATGACCGATTGTATTGATCATTGTATCGCTGAGCAAAATGGACATGTGCAATCGTCCTTTGTTAATGCCGCTAGTG ACGtagaatttcaatgtcaatggCGCGGATGTGGTCGTACGAAAAAATCTGTACCACCGTTCCCTAGTGTACAAAGACTTGCAAGACACGTTAAGGAAGTGCATATCCTTAAGTCAAATGGACGTATAATACCTCCTTCGGAAAGAAGCAA AAATTATATGGCATCGAAAGGTCCAACGATATTACCGCCAATGGAAACTG AAACGTCAGCAGCTGCGACGCAAACAAGCAATGTGCCAGCGGCTAAACAACCAGAACCAATGTTTGTTGCTGTTCCTCCAAGACCAAGTCGCGTATTACATTCAGATGCCTATCTACG GTATATTGAAGCGTTAAACGTAGAAAATCGGTACATATCAAATTGGGATAAACAGATGAATGCTAATCCAGATAATACACAAATTCCTGATGTAACAAAATTGCCAGCTGAATGGCTAGGCAATGGTGTAGGCAACCATGGGAATGTGGTAAATGCCTTATGGACACTAAGGAACATGATGATGCGAGATGTGTTAGCCATCAATAAAACTTTATAG